The following proteins are co-located in the Silene latifolia isolate original U9 population chromosome 1, ASM4854445v1, whole genome shotgun sequence genome:
- the LOC141589312 gene encoding interactor of constitutive active ROPs 2, chloroplastic-like, which translates to MKHELVQAKESEAQAQNLIKQTLAQLEAAKDTINALRSDVANSTKAYDAVVSDYRSIKGTCKLPESFFENLKTVNSDQCQMDLEAAKLEVRQLRSALEVVETRAEEERSLSEAQIRSASEISAQIKDQFNLREADLKEELRKAAANIEELKGSLMDKKQNCRVFQKRMIS; encoded by the coding sequence ATGAAACACGAGCTAGTGCAGGCCAAAGAATCTGAAGCCCAGGCCCAGAATTTAATCAAGCAGACTTTAGCCCAACTAGAAGCTGCTAAGGACACCATCAATGCACTCAGATCAGATGTTGCAAATTCGACAAAGGCTTATGATGCAGTTGTGTCCGATTACAGATCGATCAAGGGCACATGTAAGCTTCCGGAAAGTTTTTTTGAGAATCTCAAGACGGTTAATAGTGATCAGTGTCAAATGGATTTGGAAGCTGCTAAGTTGGAGGTAAGGCAGCTAAGATCTGCCCTAGAAGTTGTTGAGACGCGAGCTGAGGAAGAACGATCCCTTAGCGAGGCGCAAATTAGGAGTGCATCTGAAATCTCGGCTCAGATCAAAGATCAGTTCAACTTAAGAGAGGCTGATCTGAAGGAAGAGTTGAGAAAAGCGGCTGCAAATATCGAGGAGTTGAAGGGAAGCTTGATGGACAAGAAACAGAATTGCAGGGTATTTCAGAAGAGAATGATATCCTAA
- the LOC141589328 gene encoding interactor of constitutive active ROPs 3-like has translation MKFELEPNKDQELGAELMKIKANLTDKEIELQNVLEKNETLKLEITKLNASRTVEMDALAKVARVTEQLERAQATNGEMEAELRRLKVQSDQWRKAAEAAASMLSPGSNGKYVDPTGPLPLSPYLDDYDEDSFKKKNGNGNVLKKIEVLWKKPQK, from the coding sequence ATGAAATTCGAGTTGGAGCCCAACAAAGATCAGGAACTGGGAGCTGAGCTGATGAAGATAAAGGCAAATTTGACGGATAAGGAGATTGAATTACAAAATGTTTTGGAAAAGAATGAAACACTCAAGCtagagatcactaaactaaacgcTTCTCGAACCGTTGAGATGGATGCTTTGGCGAAGGTAGCAAGGGTGACAGAGCAGCTCGAGAGGGCTCAGGCaacaaatggagaaatggaggctGAGCTAAGGAGACTTAAAGTGCAGTCAGAtcaatggaggaaggctgcaGAGGCTGCTGCTTCGATGCTCTCACCGGGAAGCAATGGCAAGTATGTCGACCCAACTGGACCACTGCCTCTTTCACCTTACTTGGATGACTATGATGAAGATTCCTTCAAGAAGAAGAATGGGAATGGGAATGTCTTGAAGAAAATCGAAGTTCTTTGGAAGAAGCCACAAAAATAG
- the LOC141613723 gene encoding E3 ubiquitin-protein ligase SPL2-like isoform X1, translated as MSGGDQIAPDGVVIGIGVALAFVAIGCLGNYAATSSALQKIRDAPFVHVSDLRSLLNGGGGERLVVVRGVIESKSAIKGSCKSFWPDILVSKQSGYRAVVIQSSQKFLFNERYPNSKEVVASALRDQESTLTQAVPFVLVDSREQPLSDYVVVDLNGSKHPLPLTTVYRKMLPMPTSPLTCQQALRVHEEALRVHEYPVCMVDEEKVLPLGKDVTAVGVCSSKDGVTRIKSCEDLPYFLGEKTQDQMITDLSCKSEILFMSGIIVGFVSIAVLGYVITRKWNKWKKQWLERRRQQRNRISRRRGFGRGSV; from the exons ATGTCAGGTGGAGACCAAATAGCCCCTGACGGCGTAGTCATAGGCATAGGCGTAGCCCTCGCTTTTGTGGCAATCGGATGCCTTGGAAATTACGCTGCCACGTCATCCGCTCTCCAAAAAATCCGCGACGCGCCGTTCGTCCACGTGTCCGACCTACGATCACTCCTCAACGGCGGCGGCGGAGAGAGATTGGTAGTTGTGAGGGGAGTAATTGAGTCAAAGTCCGCCATTAAAGGGAGCTGTAAGAGCTTTTGGCCTGATATTCTTGTTTCTAAACAATCCGGCTATCGCGCTGTCGTTATTCAGAGTTCGCAGAAG TTTCTCTTCAATGAACGGTATCCTAACTCGAAAGAAGTCGTGGCCAGTGCGTTGAGAGACCAGGAGTCTACCTTAACACAAGCG GTTCCTTTTGTTCTTGTTGATAGTCGAGAACAGCCATTATCAGATTATGTTGTTGTTGATTTGAACGGGTCTAAACACCCACTGCCTCTTACTACAGTCTACCGTAAAATGCTACCAATGCCAACTTCCCCGCTTACTTGTCAACAGGCACTACGTGTACATGAAGAGGCACTACGTGTACATGAATATCCT GTTTGCATGGTTGACGAGGAGAAAGTTCTTCCACTGGGAAAGGATGTCACGGCAGTTGGTGTTTGTTCCTCAAAAGATGGGGTTACACGGATCAAGTCATGTGAAGATCTTCCATACTTTTT GGGTGAAAAGACCCAGGATCAAATGATAACTGATCTGTCATGCAAGTCAGAAATCTTATTCATGAGTGGTATTATTGTTGGGTTCGTGTCAATTGCTGTACTAGGTTATGTCATTACGAG GAAGTGGAACAAATGGAAGAAGCAATGGCTGGAAAGGAGGCGGCAACAGCGAAACCGTATTTCTAGAAGACGAGGATTTGGAAGAGGTTCTGTATGA
- the LOC141613723 gene encoding E3 ubiquitin-protein ligase SPL2-like isoform X2 codes for MSGGDQIAPDGVVIGIGVALAFVAIGCLGNYAATSSALQKIRDAPFVHVSDLRSLLNGGGGERLVVVRGVIESKSAIKGSCKSFWPDILVSKQSGYRAVVIQSSQKFLFNERYPNSKEVVASALRDQESTLTQAVCMVDEEKVLPLGKDVTAVGVCSSKDGVTRIKSCEDLPYFLGEKTQDQMITDLSCKSEILFMSGIIVGFVSIAVLGYVITRKWNKWKKQWLERRRQQRNRISRRRGFGRGSV; via the exons ATGTCAGGTGGAGACCAAATAGCCCCTGACGGCGTAGTCATAGGCATAGGCGTAGCCCTCGCTTTTGTGGCAATCGGATGCCTTGGAAATTACGCTGCCACGTCATCCGCTCTCCAAAAAATCCGCGACGCGCCGTTCGTCCACGTGTCCGACCTACGATCACTCCTCAACGGCGGCGGCGGAGAGAGATTGGTAGTTGTGAGGGGAGTAATTGAGTCAAAGTCCGCCATTAAAGGGAGCTGTAAGAGCTTTTGGCCTGATATTCTTGTTTCTAAACAATCCGGCTATCGCGCTGTCGTTATTCAGAGTTCGCAGAAG TTTCTCTTCAATGAACGGTATCCTAACTCGAAAGAAGTCGTGGCCAGTGCGTTGAGAGACCAGGAGTCTACCTTAACACAAGCG GTTTGCATGGTTGACGAGGAGAAAGTTCTTCCACTGGGAAAGGATGTCACGGCAGTTGGTGTTTGTTCCTCAAAAGATGGGGTTACACGGATCAAGTCATGTGAAGATCTTCCATACTTTTT GGGTGAAAAGACCCAGGATCAAATGATAACTGATCTGTCATGCAAGTCAGAAATCTTATTCATGAGTGGTATTATTGTTGGGTTCGTGTCAATTGCTGTACTAGGTTATGTCATTACGAG GAAGTGGAACAAATGGAAGAAGCAATGGCTGGAAAGGAGGCGGCAACAGCGAAACCGTATTTCTAGAAGACGAGGATTTGGAAGAGGTTCTGTATGA
- the LOC141617071 gene encoding E3 ubiquitin-protein ligase SPL2-like, whose protein sequence is MRVAPIEVVALLSSVGCYYASSRMRARKEEAHDEVAMLRSIPDLPIGVASVMLPNPDTKRLVWLRGVILPLSSVDDLCDNSDDESSSSTVDTALVSDNTTDLKPVVLVDRTWHICKRTGTEIIGGTSKMTKTKLISESKKQVPFIMARQIPKPCNEYVFVNWDGNEDLVPLKQVSCSRKQLLNLSQLDSELTVEEEREEKALSQGTVVTALGLLSSDKGILTIEPSEAHPFFLTTTSKEQMIEELLDDIETTLSHKERLYREMSFAFAGFLFGVSLILRTKD, encoded by the exons ATGAGAGTAGCGCCAATCGAAGTCGTCGCCTTGTTATCAAGCGTAGGATGTTATTATGCATCAAGTAGGATGAGGGCACGTAAGGAAGAAGCACACGACGAAGTCgctatgctacgttccattcccGATTTACCAATTGGTGTCGCTTCTGTAATGCTACCTAACCCGGATACCAAGAGACTTGTTTGGTTACGCGGTGTTATCTTGCCTCTTTCCTCTGTCGATGATCTTTGTGACAACTCTGACGACGAGTCGTCTTCATCGACGGTTGATACGGCACTTGTATCAGATAATACCACTGATCTTAAGCCCGTTGTCCTTGTGGATCGTACTTGG CACATATGCAAGAGAACAGGAACAGAAATAATCGGAGGCACCTCAAAAATGACGAAAACGAAACTAATATCGGAATCAAAGAAACAG GTTCCTTTTATAATGGCGAGGCAAATACCGAAACCATGCAACGAATATGTATTTGTTAATTGGGACGGTAACGAAGACCTTGTTCCCCTAAAACAAGTTAGTTGTAGTAGAAAACAACTTCTTAATCTTTCACAACTT GATAGTGAACTGACAGTTGAGGAGGAACGTGAAGAAAAAGCCCTTTCACAAGGCACAGTTGTTACTGCCCTTGGCCTCCTAAGCTCAGATAAAGGAATTCTCACTATCGAACCCTCTGAAGCACACCCTTTTTTCCT CACAACGACGAGCAAGGAGCAGATGATCGAAGAACTATTGGACGATATCGAAACAACATTATCACACAAAGAGCGTTTATATCGTGAGATGTCATTTGCTTTTGCTGGCTTCCTCTTTGGCGTCTCTCTAATACTAAGAACCAAAGACTAG